One window of Bacillus sp. THAF10 genomic DNA carries:
- a CDS encoding YqhG family protein: protein MQQREIHRFLERYFTANNCEIIENTNSHLAVQLTIEMDKELMNRPFYWHYLEKTGGEPNPKQMTLITDSNQAPEDLNGDHVHFGSPRMHQIFESAKNLAGYIRLYENLPTQNGSSGHVPLHPWLNVNMKVSYQCDRKKDVIMSLGIHLITGAIVENFQEEVGRVTLTPKIPDFCFTMTPIIMPASGLSRLEHYVNGFIASQDHQWAEDARKRWDQDLRLLQHFYEDDDEKPESYETEMKALQEQYEPKIHVNIINGGLFYLSPAFIGNLHSGK from the coding sequence ATGCAGCAGCGGGAAATTCATAGATTTCTGGAGCGATATTTTACAGCCAATAACTGTGAAATCATTGAAAATACGAACAGCCACCTAGCTGTACAGCTGACAATTGAAATGGACAAGGAATTGATGAACCGTCCGTTTTATTGGCATTACCTTGAAAAAACAGGCGGCGAGCCAAACCCTAAGCAAATGACACTAATTACAGACAGCAACCAAGCACCAGAGGATTTAAATGGGGATCATGTGCATTTCGGCTCACCCCGAATGCACCAAATCTTCGAGTCAGCGAAAAATCTGGCCGGCTATATTCGGTTGTATGAAAACTTGCCTACTCAAAACGGTAGTAGTGGACACGTTCCGCTTCACCCCTGGCTCAATGTGAATATGAAGGTTAGCTATCAATGTGACAGGAAAAAGGATGTCATCATGTCCCTTGGTATTCATCTCATCACTGGGGCAATTGTAGAAAATTTTCAAGAGGAAGTTGGCAGGGTAACGCTCACACCAAAAATCCCAGATTTCTGCTTTACGATGACACCGATTATTATGCCAGCAAGTGGACTATCTAGGCTTGAGCACTATGTGAATGGATTTATCGCAAGCCAGGATCATCAGTGGGCAGAGGATGCTCGGAAAAGATGGGATCAAGACTTAAGGCTGCTTCAACATTTTTATGAAGATGATGATGAAAAACCAGAATCCTATGAAACAGAAATGAAAGCCTTGCAGGAGCAATATGAGCCGAAAATTCATGTGAATATTATTAATGGAGGGCTGTTTTATTTAAGTCCTGCTTTTATTGGCAATCTGCACAGTGGGAAGTAG
- a CDS encoding DUF5658 family protein: MPTIKKLLLILLALNLFDGAATYIGLHFQLIEESNPLMQTLYDLNPIIFLTFKVSISFLLFWFIMSKQLLQSMLLKAVSIVAVTSYTFVSILHIYWIYHYFS, translated from the coding sequence ATGCCTACCATAAAAAAACTACTGCTAATCCTTCTAGCGCTAAATCTATTTGACGGAGCGGCAACCTATATCGGTCTACACTTCCAACTCATCGAAGAAAGCAACCCTCTGATGCAAACCCTCTATGACCTCAACCCCATAATATTTCTCACTTTTAAAGTTAGTATTTCATTTTTACTATTCTGGTTTATCATGAGCAAGCAACTGCTGCAATCCATGTTGCTTAAAGCAGTTAGCATTGTTGCGGTGACAAGCTATACATTCGTAAGCATATTGCATATTTATTGGATTTATCATTATTTTTCTTGA